Sequence from the Thermococcus sp. CX2 genome:
TAGGCGTTGGAAAGGAGGCCGACGTTTACGTGGCCCTAACCCCGAGCGGCGAGAAGGTTGCCGTAAAGTTCAACAGGATTGGAAGAACGAGCTTCACGAGAGTAAAGCTCTACCGGAGGGACTTCATAGACAAGCACCACATAAGCTGGCTCTACGTTTCGCGCCTCGTTGCGCAGAGGGAGTATGAAGCTTTGCAGCTCCTCTCGCCAATCGCAAGGGTTCCACGGCCCATAAGCTGGAATAGACATGCCATAGTGATGGAGTTCATCGAGGGAACCGAGCTGGCCGAGCTGAGAGACACTGACCTGACCACCGAGGAAGCCTCACGCATACTTGACCGGGTTCTAGAGGAATACCTCAAGATAGTCCGCTTCGGCATGGTGCATTCAGACATGAGCGAGTTCAACATAGTTTTAACCGACGATGACGACATCCTAATCATAGACTGGCCACAGTACCTGCCGACAGCCTATCCAGAGAGCCTCGAATACCTAAAAAGAGACATAACCGTACTGCTCAACGCCTTCAGAAGGAGATGGCGGGTTGAGAGAGATTTTGACGAGATATGGAGGGAATTTTATGAGGCATGGCTCATGAGCAGAGGTGATAAAAATGGTAATTAAATTCGAACCGCTGAACCGGCGGGAGAAGATAGTTAAACTCTTCCGAGAGGCCATAGAAGCCGAGAACGCTAGGGATTTGAAGACCGCCAAAAGAAAGCTGGATGAGATAATGGAGCTGGCTCGCAAGACCGAGCCGGAGTTCTACTTCGAGGCCTGCTTCAGGATGGCAGACATATTCGTCCAGGAGGATAACTACCGTGGAGCCGTTAAGTGCGCGATAAGGGGAATATACAACGCCCCAAATAGGGACCTCTATCTCTTCGGTATCAAAAGGCTTGGGGATATCCTCTTCATTATGAAAAGGCAGAACCGCCTGGGAGAACTCACCGAGAATATGGACATTACCCTCAGCCTCGTGAAAGACGATGAAGAGCTCCACTCCTTCGTGAGTGCCCTCGTGAGGCTCGCGAGGGGCGAAGAAGTGGAGGAAGACTTCAAGCTGAAGGAGTTCAGAGAGATAATTGAGGCCCTCAAAGAATAAGGTCCAGGGATCTCTTCACGTACTCTCTTTCCGGAAGGAACGGGAAGTTGTAGGGCTCTTTTTTCGGCCTCTCGTTGTAGTAGGGCCTGTTGCAGCCGGGGCAACCGTGAGTAGTGAAAACTTCCACCGGAAGGATCTCAGCCAGTTCATCCTTTGAGATTCCGAAACCTATGAGGCCACCATCTCGATCAAATTCAAGGTCATGAAACTTGACTATTCCCTCCTTCAGAAGGTAGTGGGCCACTTGAATGCGTCTGTAACGCTTGAAGTTCGGCGGTTCAACGTTTTCAAGGCGTGTTCCCCTGATGGGCGTGAATGCAAAAAGGGAAACCTCCGCGTCCATCGAATAAGCCCTTGCTATCGTTTCAAGGGCTTCCCTATCCGTCTCACCGAGGCCTACAATGATGTGCACAAAGGCCTTGCCCTCGCCGAAGATACTTATGACATCCTCGGTGAAGCGCCACATATCGTCCCAGGAATAGACGGAGTCCTTTATCTCAGGATAAAGCCTCTCGCTCGCGACGTCGAGGCCGACGCCGATGTAATCCACTCCAAGCTCCCTAAACTTCTCAAGGGTTTCTTTATCAACGGGGGTTATCGAGAGGGAAATTGGAAGGCCGAGGGGCTGGAGACCTTCGAGGATTGTGAAAACGTCATCGACCAAACCGGGATAGTCAATGGTCTGGAGGCATATTCGAGCGAAGTTTCCATCGCGAAGTTTTTCCACAATGGTTTCCAGCTCAAAGGCCGGCCAGGTTACGCGGGAGAGCCTGTTTAAATCTGCATTACTTTCCCTCGCCTGGGGGCAGAAGGCGCAGTTGTTTCTGCAACGGCCCTCGTGATACGTCATCAGATAAGCAGTATGGGGCCTTGCGAGCATTTTAGCCTTGATTAAACCCATAGCTACAGCCGTGCCGTACGAGACCCTTATCAGCATGCTCATCCCCCACTGGCCTCTCCATCAGTCCTTAAAAACCTTGGCAGCTGGGCTATGAGGAGGGACAGCAACATTATGGGCGGCAACAGCGGGAAGATCGCGGCGTACCCTTTGAGCTGGGCGATGTAGCCGAGGACTATCGGGCCGGTAAGGTAGCCGAGGTCAAAGAACATCGTGTAGATGCCAGAGCCAAAGGTCCTTATCCTCCTCGGCAGGTTCGCGAGAGCCATCATCTGGAGTGAGGGGACCGCCAGGCCAAACCCCGCGCCGAGAAGGGCAGCGCTGACGTAAGAAACGGGAGGGCTAGTGTAGAAAGTGAGGATGACGTACGCAACAAGAACACCGCCGAGGCCAACGGTCGTCACGGGAAGAGGACCGCGTCTGTCGGCCTCTTTGCCCCCAATGACTCTCGTCAGAAGGCTAGCGCCACCCATTATGCTGGCGTAAATGCCAAAGACGCGAGTTCCAAAGCCGAGGGACTTGTAGAGGGCTGGAAGGAATGTGTTCAGCCCGCCGTAGGCGAGGGACATGAAGAACAGGGCAAGCGAAGCCGCCACGAAGAAAGGCCTTAGGAGAGCTCTGTAGCTCGGCTTTTCATGCCTCTCGTGGGACCTTAGACTTACCTCTCCCTTGATCCGAGAGTGGGCGATGAGAACAAACCCAATAGCAAGGAGCGAGAGGATTACGGTCAATACGAAAGCCGCCTGGAATCCAAGTAAATCAGCGACAAAACCGCCCAATGCCGGCCCCATGAGGTTGCCAAAGGAGAACATCATTCCACGCCAACCAAGGGTCTCGCCGACCCTGCCCTCTGGAGCCATGTCTATGGCGGTGGATAGGGAAGAGGGGAAGAAGAGGGCCATTGCAAAGCCGTGAAGAGCCCTACCGAGGGCGAAGATCGTTAGGCTGCCCAAGAAAATGGAAGCGACGTAAAAACCGCCAGCGAGCGCCCCAAAGAATGATCCGAGCGCCATAACCTGGAAGCGCAGTCCCCTATCGCCCAAAACTCCCCCGAAGGGCTTGAAGACGAGCGCCACTATCGATGAAATTGCCGCTAGGGTTCCGACGATGAAAGGATCCGCACCGAGGTTCATGGCGAGGGGCGAGATTAGAGGGTTCACTACCGCCATGCCGAGGAAGAAGAAAAACGTCGAAGCGTGGAGGAACCATATGTCCCACTTGCCCATTCAGACACCCGCTTGAGGCTCGTTCATGCCGTCTTTCATGTAGGCGTAGCTCATGTGCCGGGTGTTCTTGGCGAAGCCAATGTTTCCGCGGGAATCAACCATTATGATGCCCATAGTATCAGCGCCGAAATATTTCGTGGCGAGGCTTATAGCGGCATCGCTGGCGGCCTGAGCGTTCATGCCGAGACGGACGAAGTCGGTGGCGCTTTTGGCCAGGGCGAGCTTTATTGCCACCTCCCCGAGGCCGGTGCACGAAGCCCCAGCGACCTCGTTGGCGTAGGTTCCACCGCCGATTATAGGAGTGTCCCCAACGCGGCCAAACATCTTGAGGAAGACCCCACCCGTTGAAGTCCCCGCAACTACCTCATCTCCGTCGAAAGCGACGGCACCAACGGTGCTCCTCAGCACCTCAGGATATTCCTTGATGAGCTCGCCCAGCTTCTTCCAGTGCTTAACTTCCCCAGTCTCGAGGAGCTTCTTCTTCAGCTCCTCCCACTGCTTCAGCCTCTCGTCGGTTCTTGGGTCGTACTCCTCGAAGCCCATAAGGCGGGCAAATTTGACTGCCCCCTCCCCACTGAGGATGACGTGGTCAGTCTTCTCCATGACCTTCCTCGCGACGCTTATCGGGTTCTTGACTCCCCAAATTCCAGCGACGGCACCGGCTTCGAGAGTCTTCCCACGCATTATTGCAGCGTCCATCTCGACCTTTCCATCGAGGGTCAGAACGGAGCCAGTTCCGGCGTTGAAAATCGGGTTGTCTTCGAGGACCTTAACCGCTTCCTCAACGGCATCGAGGGCAGAGCCGCGCTTGAGCTCGCGCCAGCCAGCAAGAACAGCCTCTCTAACACCCTCGATGACCTTTGGGATACGATCCTCCTTCTTAATCGTACCGGCACCGCCGTGAACTATTATTGCGACCATGAAAACCACCGTAGGTAATGGGCCTCGAACGGTTAAAAGGGTTATGGAAACGAAAAGATTGAAACCTCAGCTCAGGGCCATGTTGATTATCGTTTCCCCTATGTTCTCAAGATATTCGAGGATCCTGCGGTAGCTCTCGAGGGCTATGGACTGACGGTAGTCGATGGAGCTTATTTCCTCCTTCAGCTCAAGCATCAGCTTGTCTATCTTGCCTAGGTCCCTCTCCTCGATCTGTGCCATCATCTGACTGAACTTCTCTTTCAGGTAAGGAACGTTGATTTCACTGGGGTTCTCCGCTATGCGCATTATGTGGTCGCCTATGCGCTCGATGTTGCGAACTATGAAGAGTATGCCAAGCAAATCGAAGGTGCGCTTGATTATGCCGCTCTCCTCAGTGACGCCGCGCTTCGTGAGGAGCCTGTTCACTGCGCGTATTATGAGGAAGTAAAAGCGATCCAGCTCGTTCTCCAAATCGTTTATGTCCCTCAGGATCTCTTCCTCGCTGGGGGAAGATATTAGAAGCTCGAGGTCTCCAAGCATTGAGATTATCAACGAACGAATCCTGCTAAGCAGTTCCGCAAGGTTAACCTCTTCCTCATCGAGCAGGCTCTTGGCGACCATCCTCTGGGGCTCGTCAAGGATTATCTCAACCCCTGGAAGGCTCTGGAGCACTTTCCTTATCTTGACCTTGTAGATGGGCATCTCCTCGGCGAAGTGAATTTCAAGGACATCATAGCCTTGAATGTAGGCAGAGATGACCAAACGAACGGCCATGTCAGGGGAGTATTCTTTGGACATGTACAAGATTTTCTTCTCGCTTACCTCCTTTGGCTCCTTTGGAAAGATGGTTATGCTGCCGTCAGGATTCAGGGTAAGGGGAACGACATCGCCCTGCTTTAGACTGTGTTCTTTAACCCACTTCTTTGGCAGCGAGATTATGTATGAGCTCCTGCCGGTAAATTGAATCTTTCTGAACTCCATAGAGATCACCTGCCAATATATAGTCGGCTGGATATGTATAAAACGCTTCACTTCGATAATCTTATAAACGCTAAGATTCACATTTCGACCATGCTCAAGGGATACAGCAGGGACGCAAAGATACTCATAGGAGCCAACGCGGCTGGACAGCTGTTCCTACAGTTCTCGATTTTCATAATGCCCTTTTACTTAGCGGCACTCGGGTATGACATGGCACAGATGGGAACGTTCTTTTCGATCCAAACGCTGGTCGGGGGGCTTTTCTTCCTCACTGCCGGCCAGATTTCATTAAGATTGGGCTACAAGAAAACCCTCATATTGAGCGCCATCCTTGGATTAGTGGGGCGGCTTCTCCAGGTGCTTGCAATTAACGATTACGTCCTCGCCCTCGGCTTTTTCTTGGTTGGCGCCAACATGGGTCTCAGACAGCCCAACTTCTCGGCACTCCTAAGCGAGGAGGTAAGCGATGAACAGAGGCACCACGCATTCTCCATAAGCTTTGGCCTGGGAACCCTCTTCAACGCAGTGGGAGTTTTGATAGCGGGATTTGCTCCAGATTTTCTCATTAACAGCCTTGGCATAACTGAGGACATCGCCTACAGGCTTGTGGTTTCCCTCGCGCTCCTGCAGTTCGTACTCGTCATACCAGCACTCGTTATTATTCACGACGTTCCCGTGAGGAACCCCAAGATAAACTGGAACCGCGAGCTGGTCGTCAAAATACTCAAGTTTTCCCTGCCCAGCGCCCTGATAGGCCTTGG
This genomic interval carries:
- a CDS encoding MFS transporter encodes the protein MLKGYSRDAKILIGANAAGQLFLQFSIFIMPFYLAALGYDMAQMGTFFSIQTLVGGLFFLTAGQISLRLGYKKTLILSAILGLVGRLLQVLAINDYVLALGFFLVGANMGLRQPNFSALLSEEVSDEQRHHAFSISFGLGTLFNAVGVLIAGFAPDFLINSLGITEDIAYRLVVSLALLQFVLVIPALVIIHDVPVRNPKINWNRELVVKILKFSLPSALIGLGAGITIPYMSLYFKLRFGTTLASISGVFFIQQLTMSLGSFGLPKLVERIGPVKVISLFQSTAAFLFVIFPSIETFLLAASLYILRSILMNIVWPINDSFMMGFFNTEEKATAAGIRRAFSTFMRGGGNYLGGILFGMSLSYPFYATAFLYIVATAIFYSFFIKHNK
- a CDS encoding serine/threonine-protein kinase RIO2, whose amino-acid sequence is MVSKLLALEAYPNLRDLDFRILRGVELNMRHHKWVPLEDVARFARVDVETASFRLGKLDNWGLVRRRSDIGYIGYQLTIHGYDALAIRTFSKRGVIEAISTTQIGVGKEADVYVALTPSGEKVAVKFNRIGRTSFTRVKLYRRDFIDKHHISWLYVSRLVAQREYEALQLLSPIARVPRPISWNRHAIVMEFIEGTELAELRDTDLTTEEASRILDRVLEEYLKIVRFGMVHSDMSEFNIVLTDDDDILIIDWPQYLPTAYPESLEYLKRDITVLLNAFRRRWRVERDFDEIWREFYEAWLMSRGDKNGN
- a CDS encoding phosphate uptake regulator PhoU, yielding MEFRKIQFTGRSSYIISLPKKWVKEHSLKQGDVVPLTLNPDGSITIFPKEPKEVSEKKILYMSKEYSPDMAVRLVISAYIQGYDVLEIHFAEEMPIYKVKIRKVLQSLPGVEIILDEPQRMVAKSLLDEEEVNLAELLSRIRSLIISMLGDLELLISSPSEEEILRDINDLENELDRFYFLIIRAVNRLLTKRGVTEESGIIKRTFDLLGILFIVRNIERIGDHIMRIAENPSEINVPYLKEKFSQMMAQIEERDLGKIDKLMLELKEEISSIDYRQSIALESYRRILEYLENIGETIINMALS
- a CDS encoding isoaspartyl peptidase/L-asparaginase family protein, with the translated sequence MVAIIVHGGAGTIKKEDRIPKVIEGVREAVLAGWRELKRGSALDAVEEAVKVLEDNPIFNAGTGSVLTLDGKVEMDAAIMRGKTLEAGAVAGIWGVKNPISVARKVMEKTDHVILSGEGAVKFARLMGFEEYDPRTDERLKQWEELKKKLLETGEVKHWKKLGELIKEYPEVLRSTVGAVAFDGDEVVAGTSTGGVFLKMFGRVGDTPIIGGGTYANEVAGASCTGLGEVAIKLALAKSATDFVRLGMNAQAASDAAISLATKYFGADTMGIIMVDSRGNIGFAKNTRHMSYAYMKDGMNEPQAGV
- a CDS encoding radical SAM protein; its protein translation is MLIRVSYGTAVAMGLIKAKMLARPHTAYLMTYHEGRCRNNCAFCPQARESNADLNRLSRVTWPAFELETIVEKLRDGNFARICLQTIDYPGLVDDVFTILEGLQPLGLPISLSITPVDKETLEKFRELGVDYIGVGLDVASERLYPEIKDSVYSWDDMWRFTEDVISIFGEGKAFVHIIVGLGETDREALETIARAYSMDAEVSLFAFTPIRGTRLENVEPPNFKRYRRIQVAHYLLKEGIVKFHDLEFDRDGGLIGFGISKDELAEILPVEVFTTHGCPGCNRPYYNERPKKEPYNFPFLPEREYVKRSLDLIL
- a CDS encoding MFS transporter gives rise to the protein MGKWDIWFLHASTFFFFLGMAVVNPLISPLAMNLGADPFIVGTLAAISSIVALVFKPFGGVLGDRGLRFQVMALGSFFGALAGGFYVASIFLGSLTIFALGRALHGFAMALFFPSSLSTAIDMAPEGRVGETLGWRGMMFSFGNLMGPALGGFVADLLGFQAAFVLTVILSLLAIGFVLIAHSRIKGEVSLRSHERHEKPSYRALLRPFFVAASLALFFMSLAYGGLNTFLPALYKSLGFGTRVFGIYASIMGGASLLTRVIGGKEADRRGPLPVTTVGLGGVLVAYVILTFYTSPPVSYVSAALLGAGFGLAVPSLQMMALANLPRRIRTFGSGIYTMFFDLGYLTGPIVLGYIAQLKGYAAIFPLLPPIMLLSLLIAQLPRFLRTDGEASGG